In Herbaspirillum seropedicae, a single window of DNA contains:
- a CDS encoding LysR family transcriptional regulator, with the protein MSTNQSIALLNEMAVFAKVVETGSFSEAARQLGATPSAISRAIARLEKALGTQLLQRTTRKLRLSESGQDIHARCRDMLNAAQAVLAVSGAFDAEPQGQVRVSVPKAVGHALVHPHVPDFLAAHPKVDVLLRLEDRYMDLIDDEVDLAIRITDHPPPGLMGRRLMRIDHLLCATPHYLATHGTPAHPQALKEHSCIYLGESPADARWRFRRQGKSVNVEVRGRYAANHTGVRLDAVLRHLGIASLPYFIARPALEEGSLVQVLPQWSFRTHYCGELWALYPATRHLPPRLGAFVQFLAQRLAQEPTLAGGGKAAR; encoded by the coding sequence ATGAGCACAAATCAAAGCATCGCGCTGCTGAATGAAATGGCGGTTTTCGCCAAGGTGGTGGAGACCGGCAGCTTTTCGGAAGCGGCCCGCCAACTGGGCGCCACGCCCTCAGCCATCAGCCGCGCCATCGCCCGGCTGGAAAAGGCCCTGGGCACCCAATTGCTGCAGCGGACCACCCGCAAGCTGCGCCTGAGCGAGAGCGGCCAGGACATCCACGCCCGCTGCCGCGACATGCTCAACGCGGCCCAGGCCGTGCTGGCGGTCTCCGGCGCGTTCGACGCCGAGCCGCAGGGGCAGGTGAGGGTGAGCGTGCCCAAGGCGGTGGGGCATGCGCTGGTGCATCCACATGTGCCGGATTTCCTGGCCGCGCATCCCAAGGTGGACGTGCTGCTGCGGCTGGAAGACCGCTATATGGACCTCATCGACGATGAGGTCGACCTGGCCATCCGCATCACCGATCATCCGCCACCGGGCCTGATGGGACGCCGCCTGATGCGTATCGATCATCTGCTGTGCGCCACGCCGCACTACCTGGCCACTCACGGTACGCCAGCCCATCCCCAGGCCCTGAAGGAGCATAGTTGCATCTATCTTGGCGAATCGCCGGCGGATGCGCGCTGGCGTTTCCGCCGGCAGGGAAAGTCGGTCAATGTCGAGGTGCGGGGACGGTATGCGGCCAACCATACTGGCGTGCGGCTCGATGCCGTGCTGCGCCATCTGGGCATTGCCAGCCTGCCGTATTTCATCGCCAGGCCGGCGCTGGAGGAGGGCAGTCTGGTGCAGGTGCTGCCGCAATGGAGCTTCAGGACGCACTACTGTGGCGAGCTGTGGGCGCTGTATCCGGCCACGCGCCATCTGCCGCCGCGCCTGGGCGCCTTCGTCCAGTTCCTGGCGCAGCGGCTGGCGCAGGAGCCGACCCTGGCGGGCGGCGGCAAGGCGGCGCGCTGA
- a CDS encoding anaphase-promoting protein — protein MSAPQDPRAPRDVPVLFSLLGLVAAFALGLWAGIHYMSNDASLFYGLIAGLSFGAAFAFGQQIKNRFVPPKARKSDWKVQAPGAAELSPARLAAQQARKISVEFDDEEIRTMVRGAKREGIAWAEVKDVTIRISEGHLPQPEWILSGQSAEGIKGILVPNDADGLEELMQAMKQRLPGYDNDQNYSTVIAAMSAMEGSFHVWSRQPA, from the coding sequence ATGTCTGCACCGCAAGATCCCCGCGCCCCGCGCGACGTCCCCGTCCTGTTTTCCCTGCTGGGCCTGGTAGCCGCCTTCGCCCTGGGCTTATGGGCCGGCATCCATTACATGTCCAACGACGCCAGCCTGTTCTACGGATTGATCGCCGGCCTCTCCTTCGGCGCGGCCTTTGCCTTCGGCCAGCAGATCAAGAACCGTTTCGTCCCGCCCAAGGCGCGCAAGAGCGACTGGAAGGTACAGGCTCCGGGCGCCGCCGAGCTGTCTCCGGCCCGGCTGGCGGCGCAGCAGGCGCGCAAGATCAGCGTCGAATTCGATGACGAAGAAATCCGCACCATGGTGCGCGGCGCCAAGCGCGAAGGCATCGCCTGGGCAGAGGTCAAGGACGTGACCATCCGTATCAGCGAAGGCCACTTGCCGCAACCCGAATGGATACTCTCGGGCCAGAGCGCCGAAGGCATCAAGGGCATCTTGGTCCCGAACGACGCCGACGGCCTGGAAGAGCTGATGCAAGCCATGAAGCAGCGCCTGCCCGGCTATGACAACGACCAGAACTACAGCACCGTGATCGCCGCCATGTCGGCCATGGAAGGCAGCTTCCATGTCTGGAGCCGCCAGCCCGCCTGA
- the serS gene encoding serine--tRNA ligase: protein MIDIQLLRKDIENVAARLAARKFVLDVAGFNALEAERKQIQTRTEELQGKRNSLSKQIGMLKGKCEDASAVMAEVNGIGDELKASATRLEEVQQQMNLFLQAVPNLPHESVPVGNDESGNVELRKVGTPRQFDFEIKDHVDVGAALGLDFDTATKLTGSRFAVLKGGIARLHRALAQFMLNTHTMEHGYTECYTPYIVNADSLRGTGQLPKFEADLFAAKKGGQEGEAENAALYLIPTAEVPLTNFVRDEIVAGDALPMKFTAHSPCFRSEAGSYGRDTRGMIRQHQFDKVEMVQIVHPEQSYDALDEMLGHAETILKKLGLPYRVITLCTGDMGFGAAKTYDIEVWLPAQKTYREISSVSNCEAFQARRMQARFRNAQGKPELLHTLNGSGLAVGRTLVAVLENYQQADGSVDIPEALQPYMGGVTRLVPGA, encoded by the coding sequence ATGATCGACATCCAACTCCTCCGTAAAGACATCGAGAACGTCGCGGCCCGCCTGGCGGCCCGCAAGTTCGTCCTGGACGTGGCCGGCTTCAATGCGCTCGAAGCCGAGCGCAAGCAGATCCAGACCCGTACCGAAGAACTGCAGGGCAAGCGCAACAGCCTGTCCAAGCAGATCGGCATGCTCAAGGGCAAGTGCGAAGACGCTTCCGCAGTGATGGCCGAGGTCAACGGCATCGGCGACGAGTTGAAGGCTTCGGCCACCCGTCTGGAAGAAGTGCAGCAACAGATGAACCTGTTCCTGCAGGCGGTACCCAATCTGCCGCACGAATCGGTGCCGGTGGGCAATGACGAGAGCGGCAACGTCGAGCTGCGCAAGGTCGGCACGCCGCGCCAGTTCGACTTCGAGATCAAGGATCACGTCGATGTCGGCGCTGCGCTGGGCCTGGACTTCGATACCGCCACCAAGCTGACCGGTTCGCGCTTTGCCGTGCTCAAGGGCGGCATCGCCCGCCTGCACCGTGCGCTGGCGCAATTCATGCTGAACACGCACACGATGGAGCATGGCTATACCGAGTGCTACACCCCCTACATCGTCAACGCCGACAGCCTGCGCGGCACCGGTCAGCTGCCCAAGTTCGAGGCCGACCTGTTCGCGGCCAAGAAGGGCGGCCAGGAAGGCGAGGCCGAGAATGCCGCGCTGTACCTGATCCCCACGGCGGAAGTGCCGCTGACCAATTTCGTGCGTGACGAGATCGTGGCCGGCGATGCCTTGCCGATGAAGTTCACCGCCCATTCGCCTTGCTTCCGCTCGGAAGCCGGTTCCTACGGCCGTGATACCCGCGGCATGATCCGCCAGCACCAGTTCGACAAGGTGGAAATGGTGCAGATCGTCCATCCGGAGCAGTCCTATGACGCCCTGGACGAGATGCTGGGCCACGCCGAGACCATCCTCAAGAAGCTCGGCCTGCCGTACCGCGTGATCACCCTGTGCACCGGCGACATGGGCTTTGGTGCGGCCAAGACCTATGACATCGAAGTCTGGCTGCCGGCGCAGAAAACCTATCGCGAGATCTCTTCGGTCTCCAACTGCGAAGCCTTCCAGGCGCGTCGCATGCAGGCGCGTTTCCGCAATGCCCAGGGCAAGCCGGAACTGCTGCATACGCTCAATGGTTCGGGCCTGGCCGTGGGCCGCACCCTGGTGGCCGTGCTGGAAAACTACCAGCAGGCCGATGGCAGCGTGGACATCCCCGAGGCCCTGCAGCCCTACATGGGTGGAGTAACCCGGCTCGTGCCGGGCGCATAA
- a CDS encoding GGDEF domain-containing protein, translating into MAPLSNLSFPLGTEVADLIARAAGGTMSGTEDPMLSLLHEIIAQRKLTALFQPIVRMRNGEILGYEGLIRGPSNTPLHSPLALFKVARAHNMSVQMEYLCRHIVLTRFAQLGLPGNLFLNVSPGALMQPEAIQGETLRYLDTLGVNPQRIIIELTENEPTYDYAQLRNAAMHYRDMGFQIAIDDLGEGFSSLRLWSELQPEYVKVDMHFVQGINHDPMKLQFVRSIQEIAEKSGSIVIAEGIESQAELLTIRDLGIACGQGYHISRPLPEPPVSISDDVTKTLRRDKVPLDAKKYGPGKHSTTVFKLLRETRYVSPEVSNDTVYDMFVNDPQLQALPVVSNGLPIGLINRYSMVERFARLYGRELYGKKSCAFFMDPNPILTEQSTSLQDLSNLLVHAESHHLSNGFIITDRGQYMGLGTGHDLLREITQMQIDAARHANPLTQLPGNVPINDHIEYLLQSGVEFCICYCDLDQFKPFNDVYGYRKGDDMIQATGRVLQQACDPELDFIGHIGGDDFLILFQSEDWEKRCRSMLDNFDAETRGFYYDEDVERGGYYTEDRQGNRVFHKLVSVSLGAVKIEPSQYSSPHQIASAATRAKKQAKKIPGNSLFIERRIPATFSWALKDA; encoded by the coding sequence ATGGCGCCCCTTTCCAACCTTTCCTTCCCGCTCGGTACTGAAGTCGCCGACCTGATCGCCCGCGCTGCGGGAGGTACGATGTCCGGGACCGAGGACCCGATGCTCTCGCTGCTGCACGAGATCATCGCCCAGCGCAAGCTAACGGCCCTGTTCCAGCCCATCGTGCGCATGCGCAATGGCGAGATCCTGGGCTATGAGGGCCTCATCCGCGGCCCTTCCAATACCCCGCTGCATTCACCGCTGGCGCTGTTCAAGGTCGCGCGCGCGCATAACATGTCGGTACAGATGGAATACCTGTGCCGCCACATCGTGCTGACCCGCTTCGCCCAGCTGGGCCTGCCGGGCAACCTGTTCCTCAACGTCTCGCCCGGGGCGCTGATGCAGCCCGAGGCGATCCAGGGCGAAACCCTGCGCTATCTCGATACCCTGGGCGTGAACCCGCAGCGCATCATCATCGAACTGACCGAGAACGAACCCACCTACGACTACGCCCAGCTGCGCAACGCCGCCATGCATTACCGCGACATGGGCTTCCAGATCGCCATCGACGACCTGGGCGAAGGTTTTTCCAGCCTGCGCCTGTGGTCGGAATTGCAGCCAGAATACGTGAAGGTGGACATGCACTTCGTCCAGGGCATCAACCACGACCCGATGAAGCTGCAGTTCGTCCGCTCGATCCAGGAGATCGCCGAGAAGTCCGGCTCCATCGTCATCGCCGAAGGCATCGAGTCGCAGGCCGAACTGCTGACCATCCGCGACCTGGGCATCGCCTGCGGCCAGGGCTACCACATCTCGCGCCCGCTGCCGGAACCGCCGGTGTCGATCTCGGACGACGTCACCAAGACCCTGCGGCGCGACAAGGTGCCGCTGGACGCCAAGAAATACGGCCCCGGCAAGCACAGCACCACCGTCTTCAAGCTGTTGCGCGAGACCCGCTACGTCAGCCCTGAGGTGAGCAATGACACGGTCTATGACATGTTCGTCAACGATCCCCAGCTGCAGGCCCTGCCGGTGGTCAGCAATGGCCTGCCGATCGGGCTGATCAACCGCTACAGCATGGTCGAACGCTTCGCCCGCCTGTACGGGCGCGAGCTGTATGGCAAGAAGTCCTGCGCCTTCTTCATGGACCCCAATCCCATCCTGACCGAGCAGAGCACCAGCCTCCAAGACCTCTCCAACCTGCTGGTGCATGCCGAGTCGCACCACCTCTCCAACGGCTTCATCATTACCGACCGTGGCCAGTACATGGGCCTGGGCACCGGCCACGACCTGCTGCGCGAGATCACCCAGATGCAGATCGACGCGGCCCGCCATGCCAATCCGCTCACGCAATTGCCGGGCAATGTGCCCATCAACGACCACATCGAATACCTGCTGCAAAGCGGCGTGGAATTCTGTATCTGCTATTGCGACCTGGACCAGTTCAAGCCCTTCAACGATGTCTACGGCTACCGCAAGGGCGATGACATGATCCAGGCCACCGGCCGCGTGCTGCAGCAGGCCTGCGACCCTGAACTGGACTTCATCGGCCATATCGGCGGCGATGATTTCCTGATCCTGTTCCAGAGCGAGGACTGGGAAAAACGCTGCCGCAGCATGCTGGACAATTTCGACGCCGAGACCCGCGGCTTCTACTACGACGAAGACGTCGAACGCGGCGGCTACTACACCGAAGACCGCCAGGGCAACCGGGTCTTCCATAAACTGGTGTCGGTGTCGCTGGGCGCGGTCAAGATCGAGCCGTCGCAATATTCCTCGCCGCACCAGATCGCCTCGGCCGCCACGCGGGCCAAGAAACAGGCCAAGAAAATCCCCGGCAACAGCCTCTTCATCGAGCGCCGTATCCCGGCAACCTTCTCGTGGGCCCTCAAGGACGCCTAG
- a CDS encoding GGDEF domain-containing protein: MSLNRLFRLISIALLLLFLAFAVSLVWTEWNSYRNGANSVPALRTFRLALVALEKLSAERGPANAFMGASASQREAVADKLKNARAETDAALAALRQALQSHPRLRQSWSLDKVKTVQQALEPARAAIDRIGRQPEAERNNVYVLSAVGGMVDMIPLMIRVASELSSEVDHADPELREGLAAIRAAASLREYAGQVGSRFTPALIAHRKLTQDEVIEIGRLYGRIELLRGLLNTQMASYVQRPEFARALELVDKQYFDNGFQFLDFLLQTGVASGDYGLTSVDLFRFYVPQMKSITDLRDLLLDDMMEQAERHNRRARNYLLLVIAVTVVACLFFQVLMVLIRRRVVQPLVLATDLVSGLVEGRLDQEIPQPRYEDEISAMMRALKVLRQRMRERNSLAREREALITQLQTSSNTDFLTGVLNRRAFFTHGQQQMTVAKRYGRELAVVLFDIDHFKQINDSYGHQAGDAILRGVAQSVSQLLRKVDVLARYGGEEFIILLPESSLLQAAAASEKLRAALAAGEFEIDGGRRIRVTASFGVAAENGGPGLEHLIKQADIALYRAKKLGRNRVELAGEEEGVEGAGT; this comes from the coding sequence ATGTCCCTGAATCGACTGTTCCGGCTCATTTCCATCGCCTTGCTGCTGCTGTTCCTGGCATTTGCAGTCTCGCTGGTCTGGACCGAGTGGAACAGCTATCGCAACGGCGCCAACAGTGTGCCGGCCTTGCGTACGTTCAGGCTGGCGCTGGTGGCGCTGGAAAAACTGTCGGCCGAGCGGGGACCGGCCAATGCCTTCATGGGCGCGTCGGCCAGCCAGCGGGAGGCTGTCGCCGACAAGCTCAAGAACGCCCGGGCCGAGACCGACGCCGCCTTGGCAGCCTTGCGCCAGGCGCTGCAATCGCATCCCCGGCTGCGCCAGTCATGGTCGCTGGACAAGGTCAAGACGGTCCAGCAGGCGCTGGAGCCGGCGCGTGCCGCCATCGACCGTATCGGCCGCCAGCCGGAGGCGGAGCGCAATAATGTCTATGTACTCTCGGCCGTGGGCGGCATGGTCGACATGATTCCACTGATGATCCGCGTGGCTTCGGAGCTTAGCAGCGAAGTCGATCATGCCGATCCGGAGTTGCGCGAGGGGCTGGCCGCCATCCGTGCCGCCGCCAGCTTGCGCGAATACGCCGGGCAGGTCGGGTCGCGGTTTACGCCGGCCTTGATCGCCCATCGCAAGCTGACCCAGGACGAGGTCATCGAGATCGGACGGCTCTACGGCCGCATCGAGTTGCTGCGCGGTCTGCTCAATACCCAGATGGCCAGCTACGTCCAGCGCCCGGAGTTCGCCCGCGCGCTGGAGCTGGTGGATAAGCAGTATTTCGACAATGGCTTCCAGTTCCTCGATTTCCTCTTGCAGACGGGTGTCGCCTCAGGCGACTACGGCCTGACCTCGGTGGACCTGTTCCGTTTCTACGTGCCACAGATGAAGTCCATCACCGACCTGCGCGATCTGCTGCTGGACGACATGATGGAGCAGGCTGAGCGCCACAACCGGCGCGCCCGTAACTACCTGCTGCTGGTGATCGCCGTGACGGTGGTGGCTTGCCTGTTCTTCCAGGTGCTGATGGTGCTGATCCGCCGCCGCGTGGTGCAGCCTCTGGTGCTGGCGACCGATCTGGTCTCAGGCCTGGTGGAGGGGCGGCTGGACCAGGAGATTCCGCAGCCCCGCTACGAGGACGAGATCAGCGCCATGATGCGGGCGCTCAAGGTGCTGCGCCAGCGCATGCGCGAACGCAACAGCCTGGCCCGCGAGCGCGAAGCGCTGATCACGCAATTGCAGACCTCTTCCAATACCGATTTCCTGACCGGGGTCTTGAACCGTCGCGCCTTCTTTACCCATGGGCAGCAGCAGATGACCGTCGCCAAGCGCTACGGACGCGAACTGGCGGTGGTGCTGTTCGATATCGATCACTTCAAGCAGATCAATGATTCCTACGGCCACCAGGCCGGCGACGCCATCCTGCGCGGTGTGGCGCAGTCGGTGTCGCAGCTCTTGCGCAAGGTCGATGTGTTGGCGCGTTACGGCGGTGAGGAATTCATCATTCTCCTACCCGAATCCAGCCTGCTGCAGGCGGCCGCCGCCAGCGAAAAGCTGCGCGCGGCGCTGGCGGCGGGTGAATTCGAAATCGATGGTGGTCGCCGCATTCGTGTCACGGCCAGCTTCGGAGTAGCCGCCGAAAACGGCGGGCCGGGGCTGGAGCATCTGATCAAGCAGGCGGACATTGCGCTCTACCGCGCCAAGAAGCTGGGGCGCAATCGCGTCGAGCTGGCCGGCGAGGAGGAAGGCGTGGAAGGGGCGGGGACCTGA
- a CDS encoding LacI family DNA-binding transcriptional regulator, producing the protein MSHKPEPPAMPTRAVTKEDVARAAGVSHITVSRVINSPEKVSPATRERVEAFIASMGYIPNLLAGGLASRRTRIVAAIVPTISHSIFAETLRGLSEQLCMQGYQLLLGQTNYSEEAETGLVEVFIGRRVDGLVLTGVQHSPMTRQRLKAAGIPVVETWDLTDTPIDMLAGFDNHAAGRAMGDYLYQKGYRRMAFVGGDDPRGMARVAGLRESLRHHGAAEPVHLVMPMGAFLQAGREAIGRLLTQHPEVDAAFFSNDVIAAGAALECARRGIAVPGRIALAGFANLEIATEVLPALTTVQISAHQIGLTAAEMLLTRFDGDPLDQAVHDLGYSILERDST; encoded by the coding sequence ATGAGCCACAAACCCGAGCCCCCTGCCATGCCAACGCGCGCCGTGACCAAGGAAGACGTCGCGCGCGCAGCCGGCGTGTCGCACATCACGGTCTCGCGCGTGATCAATAGCCCTGAAAAGGTCTCGCCGGCCACGCGCGAACGCGTCGAAGCCTTCATCGCCAGCATGGGCTACATCCCCAACCTGCTGGCCGGCGGACTGGCCTCGCGGCGCACCCGCATCGTGGCAGCCATCGTTCCCACCATCAGCCACTCCATCTTTGCCGAGACGCTGCGTGGGCTGTCGGAACAATTGTGCATGCAGGGATACCAGTTGCTGCTGGGCCAGACCAATTATTCGGAAGAAGCGGAAACGGGACTGGTAGAAGTCTTCATCGGCCGTCGCGTCGACGGCCTGGTGCTCACCGGCGTACAGCATTCACCGATGACTCGCCAGCGTCTGAAGGCGGCCGGCATCCCGGTCGTGGAAACCTGGGACCTGACTGACACGCCCATCGACATGCTGGCCGGCTTCGACAATCACGCCGCTGGCCGCGCCATGGGGGACTACCTGTACCAGAAGGGATATCGGCGCATGGCCTTCGTGGGCGGCGACGACCCGCGCGGGATGGCGCGGGTAGCCGGACTGCGCGAGTCGCTACGCCACCATGGCGCAGCCGAACCGGTGCATCTGGTGATGCCCATGGGCGCCTTCCTGCAGGCCGGGCGCGAAGCCATCGGCCGCCTGCTGACCCAGCATCCGGAAGTGGATGCCGCTTTCTTCAGCAATGATGTGATCGCTGCGGGCGCGGCGCTGGAGTGTGCACGGCGCGGCATCGCCGTGCCCGGTCGCATCGCGCTGGCCGGCTTCGCCAACCTGGAGATTGCCACCGAAGTGCTGCCCGCGCTGACCACGGTACAGATCAGCGCACACCAGATCGGCCTCACCGCAGCCGAGATGCTGCTGACCCGTTTCGATGGCGATCCCCTGGACCAGGCGGTACACGACCTGGGCTACTCCATCCTGGAGCGCGACAGCACCTGA
- a CDS encoding MarR family transcriptional regulator — protein MTSPSRLQKDDFEALSEFRYQLRRFLRFSEEAAQSEGLTPLQYLLLLHIKGFPGRDWASISELAERLQSQHHGVVALVTRCVKAGLVTRTPDDRDKRLVQVRLTTLGEQYLHRLAQLHRNELQSLSGVFQVSHISAFNDRD, from the coding sequence ATGACAAGCCCATCCCGCCTGCAAAAGGATGATTTCGAAGCCCTGTCGGAATTTCGCTACCAATTGCGCCGTTTCCTGCGTTTTTCGGAGGAGGCAGCCCAGAGCGAGGGGCTCACACCCCTGCAATACCTGCTGCTGCTGCACATCAAGGGATTTCCCGGCCGCGACTGGGCCAGCATCAGCGAACTGGCCGAGCGGCTGCAATCCCAGCACCACGGCGTGGTGGCGCTGGTCACACGCTGCGTGAAGGCCGGCCTGGTCACCCGCACGCCCGATGACCGCGACAAGCGCCTGGTCCAGGTCCGCCTGACCACCCTGGGGGAGCAATACCTGCACCGCCTGGCGCAATTGCATCGCAATGAGCTGCAGTCTTTGTCCGGCGTGTTCCAGGTCTCGCACATCTCGGCCTTCAATGACCGCGATTAG
- a CDS encoding HPP family protein, translated as MPDSISLWFKSFIPAKANVDRFERMRSCAGSLFGILLVGMVSYAVLPHKAGTIWLIAPMGASAVLLFAVPSSPLAQPWSIIGGNLCAALIGVTCAKLVPEPALAAALAIALAIGAMFYLRCIHPPSGAVALTAVLGGPAVQAMGYGFVLSPVLLNSVLLLATALFFNNASGRRYPHAQQSAAPHPHHTRDELPITRLGFSHEDLDEVLKRYNQVLDIGRDDLEEIFLQTEMRAYHRRFGQTLCASVMSRDVVAVEFATGLDEAWRLLQAHRLRALPVIDRGRHVIGIISRSDFLEHAGVEVHTGLTAQLRALLHRVPLLHSDKPEVVGQIMSRPVVTAQVDTPLLELVPRMADGLHQIPVVQADGKLAGMLTQSDMIAALYEKNLAAARSGPSLRSAA; from the coding sequence ATGCCGGATTCTATCTCGCTGTGGTTCAAAAGTTTTATTCCTGCCAAGGCCAATGTCGATCGCTTCGAGCGCATGCGCTCCTGCGCTGGCAGCCTCTTTGGCATCCTGCTGGTCGGTATGGTCAGCTATGCGGTGCTGCCGCACAAGGCCGGCACGATCTGGCTGATTGCGCCCATGGGGGCGTCGGCGGTGCTCTTGTTTGCTGTGCCATCCAGTCCGCTGGCCCAGCCATGGTCCATCATCGGCGGCAACCTGTGCGCAGCGCTCATCGGCGTGACCTGCGCCAAGCTGGTGCCGGAGCCGGCCCTGGCAGCGGCCTTGGCCATTGCCCTGGCCATCGGTGCGATGTTCTATCTGCGTTGCATCCATCCGCCCAGCGGCGCGGTCGCGCTCACCGCAGTGTTGGGTGGGCCGGCGGTGCAGGCCATGGGGTATGGCTTCGTGCTCTCGCCGGTATTGCTCAATTCGGTGCTGCTGCTGGCCACGGCGCTGTTCTTCAACAATGCCAGCGGTCGCCGCTACCCGCATGCCCAGCAGAGCGCCGCGCCTCATCCGCACCATACGCGGGATGAATTGCCGATCACGCGGCTGGGCTTTTCCCATGAGGACCTGGACGAGGTGCTCAAGCGCTACAACCAGGTGCTCGACATCGGCCGGGATGACCTGGAAGAAATCTTCTTGCAGACCGAGATGCGCGCCTATCACCGCCGTTTCGGCCAGACCCTGTGCGCCTCGGTGATGTCGCGCGATGTGGTGGCGGTGGAGTTTGCCACCGGCCTTGATGAGGCCTGGCGACTCTTGCAGGCGCATCGCCTGCGCGCCTTGCCGGTCATTGATCGCGGCCGCCATGTCATCGGCATCATCAGTCGCAGCGATTTCCTGGAGCATGCCGGCGTGGAGGTGCATACCGGCCTGACGGCGCAATTGAGGGCGCTGCTGCATCGCGTGCCGCTGCTTCATTCCGACAAGCCTGAAGTGGTCGGGCAGATCATGAGCCGGCCGGTGGTGACGGCCCAGGTCGATACGCCGCTGCTGGAGCTGGTGCCGCGCATGGCTGATGGCCTGCATCAGATTCCCGTCGTCCAGGCGGACGGCAAGCTGGCGGGCATGCTGACCCAGTCGGACATGATTGCCGCCCTGTATGAAAAGAACCTGGCCGCGGCGCGCAGCGGGCCAAGCTTGCGCAGTGCGGCTTGA
- a CDS encoding DUF1289 domain-containing protein — protein sequence MSSASVSPSSPQPLPERPDTPCVAVCSTTFDDVCRGCGRTVDEVAQWVFMDVEQRERVWQRILAQGYPRRNY from the coding sequence ATGTCTTCAGCTTCCGTCTCCCCCTCGTCGCCCCAGCCCCTGCCTGAGCGGCCCGACACGCCTTGCGTGGCGGTCTGTTCCACGACCTTTGATGACGTCTGCCGCGGTTGCGGCCGTACCGTCGATGAGGTGGCGCAATGGGTCTTCATGGATGTGGAGCAGCGTGAGCGGGTGTGGCAGCGCATCCTGGCGCAGGGTTACCCGCGTCGCAATTACTGA
- a CDS encoding Maf family nucleotide pyrophosphatase, with translation MSHSHFTAPTTRLILGSSSVYRKQLLERLGLPFETMTPDIDETPQAGETPEATALRLARAKAAAIAARAGAALVIGSDQVATLDGQQIGKPGNHANALRQLQMMRGREVIFHTALCLWDGRRTDAAQAAQLCNVQTLVRMRDLSDAELDAYLHIEQPYDCAGSAKNEGLGIAILESIRSDDPTALTGLPLIALTTMLRQAGVGFFGLTAPQ, from the coding sequence ATGTCGCATTCCCACTTCACCGCTCCCACCACCCGCCTCATCCTGGGCTCCAGCTCGGTGTACCGCAAACAACTGCTGGAGCGCCTGGGCCTACCCTTCGAGACCATGACGCCAGATATCGATGAAACGCCGCAGGCCGGCGAGACGCCGGAAGCGACCGCGCTCAGGCTGGCCCGTGCAAAAGCGGCCGCCATTGCCGCGCGCGCTGGCGCCGCCCTGGTGATCGGCTCGGACCAGGTAGCCACGCTGGATGGACAGCAGATCGGCAAACCCGGCAATCACGCCAATGCCTTGAGACAACTGCAGATGATGCGCGGACGCGAAGTGATCTTCCATACCGCATTGTGTCTGTGGGATGGCCGCCGCACTGACGCCGCCCAGGCAGCCCAGCTCTGCAATGTGCAAACCCTGGTGCGCATGCGCGACCTCTCCGACGCCGAGCTCGATGCCTACCTGCACATCGAACAACCCTACGACTGCGCCGGCAGCGCCAAGAACGAAGGCCTGGGCATTGCCATCCTGGAAAGCATCCGCAGCGACGACCCCACTGCCTTGACCGGGCTACCGCTCATTGCCCTGACCACGATGCTGCGCCAGGCGGGCGTGGGATTTTTCGGACTGACCGCGCCTCAGTAA
- a CDS encoding YceD family protein gives MNAFVIDAFDFCRLKQQAQGEIPVAELGRLAQETVDRSGTIRWALSGDIDKLGHAQLSLAVSGAVNLICQRCLTALNFEIDSKSLLVLAKDEAQADAIEELLDDDEIDVIVGSAAFDVNYLIEDEALLALPVAPKHDKCPEGGSAAVEAKSAERASPFEVLKKLKQ, from the coding sequence ATGAATGCATTTGTGATCGACGCGTTCGACTTCTGTCGGCTGAAACAGCAGGCACAGGGCGAGATTCCGGTTGCTGAATTAGGTCGTCTGGCGCAAGAGACGGTTGACCGTTCCGGCACGATTCGTTGGGCTCTGTCCGGCGATATCGACAAGCTGGGGCATGCTCAACTCAGTCTGGCAGTGTCGGGTGCAGTTAATCTGATCTGTCAGCGTTGCCTGACGGCATTGAATTTCGAGATTGATTCGAAGTCGCTGCTGGTATTGGCAAAAGATGAGGCCCAGGCCGACGCAATCGAAGAACTGCTCGATGATGACGAGATCGATGTCATTGTCGGTTCGGCAGCCTTCGATGTGAACTACCTGATCGAGGACGAAGCGTTGCTGGCTCTGCCGGTGGCGCCCAAGCATGACAAGTGTCCCGAGGGTGGTAGTGCGGCGGTCGAGGCCAAAAGTGCTGAACGGGCTTCCCCGTTTGAGGTACTGAAGAAGTTGAAGCAGTAA